In the genome of Planifilum fimeticola, one region contains:
- a CDS encoding LysM peptidoglycan-binding domain-containing protein, with the protein MKIHIVQPGETLESVAERYGISVEKLLQANELNESDTLEAGMKVRIPTGRVPVTQQTAEPAGERPKPRPEPPKHRPEPPKHRPESPKHRPEPPKMEPQPPKKEPRPPKREHRPPKKEYPYPNPYPSPWMSPDRSPWRESPPRWRSPEYWETPRRYPYPLDERYPEPDYPRYPERRHPGYPEPHKPMIPPMLHPVYPWNPCCYPCMPFPMMPMPYPMMPGPHMYPPMVPYRGMEGESVWYDSMDSSWEGSVRTYEDEEGSSATDMWESQEN; encoded by the coding sequence GTGAAAATTCATATCGTGCAACCGGGAGAAACCCTTGAAAGCGTCGCCGAGCGATACGGCATATCCGTCGAGAAATTGCTCCAAGCCAATGAATTGAATGAATCGGATACTCTGGAGGCGGGAATGAAAGTGCGCATTCCCACGGGGCGAGTGCCCGTGACACAGCAAACGGCCGAACCGGCGGGGGAGCGGCCGAAACCTCGGCCCGAGCCTCCGAAACACCGGCCCGAGCCCCCGAAACACCGGCCCGAGTCTCCGAAGCACAGACCCGAGCCGCCGAAAATGGAGCCCCAACCGCCCAAGAAAGAACCCAGACCGCCGAAAAGAGAGCACAGGCCGCCGAAGAAGGAGTATCCGTATCCAAATCCGTATCCATCGCCCTGGATGTCTCCCGACAGAAGCCCGTGGCGGGAAAGTCCCCCGCGTTGGAGGAGTCCGGAATACTGGGAGACCCCCCGCCGTTATCCCTACCCGTTGGATGAGCGGTATCCGGAGCCGGATTATCCCCGTTACCCTGAGCGCCGTCACCCCGGATACCCGGAACCGCACAAGCCGATGATTCCTCCCATGCTTCATCCAGTATATCCGTGGAACCCCTGTTGTTATCCTTGCATGCCCTTTCCGATGATGCCGATGCCGTATCCGATGATGCCCGGACCGCACATGTATCCTCCGATGGTGCCCTACAGGGGAATGGAGGGCGAATCCGTTTGGTATGACTCGATGGATTCCTCCTGGGAGGGGTCGGTGAGAACCTACGAGGACGAAGAGGGCAGTTCTGCGACCGACATGTGGGAATCCCAGGAAAACTAG
- a CDS encoding NAD+ synthase → MNPVEEMLAQAPYLRLDAELTVELLTRALREEVEKTGFRKVILGVSGGIDSALALFLCARAFGPEGVLAVCMPYRESSPDSLKDAREAVEAVGVESVTVDITPQIDAYFAGFPDASPLRRGNKMARERMSILYDLSAEHQALVIGTSNKTELLLGYGTQHGDMASAVNPLGDLYKTQVRQLSAHLEVPESILKKPPSADLWPDQTDEAELGFSYLEVDRLLHFMVDRRYSRERLVRRGFDPELVDRVHRRVVANQYKRRLPVILKVSGRTIGADFRYPRDWGL, encoded by the coding sequence GTGAATCCGGTGGAGGAGATGCTTGCCCAGGCGCCCTATTTGCGGTTGGATGCGGAGCTGACCGTGGAACTGCTTACCCGCGCCCTTCGGGAGGAGGTGGAGAAGACCGGTTTCCGGAAGGTGATTCTCGGGGTTTCCGGCGGAATTGATTCGGCTTTGGCCCTGTTTCTGTGTGCCAGGGCGTTCGGGCCGGAGGGCGTGTTGGCCGTCTGCATGCCGTACCGGGAAAGCAGCCCCGACAGCCTGAAGGATGCCCGGGAGGCCGTCGAAGCCGTCGGGGTGGAGTCGGTTACCGTTGACATCACGCCGCAGATCGATGCGTATTTCGCGGGATTTCCCGATGCTTCCCCGCTGCGCAGGGGAAACAAGATGGCCCGGGAGCGGATGAGCATCCTGTACGATTTGTCGGCGGAGCATCAAGCCTTGGTGATCGGAACGAGCAATAAAACCGAGTTGCTCCTGGGTTACGGGACCCAGCACGGGGATATGGCGTCCGCCGTCAATCCCCTGGGGGATCTGTACAAAACCCAGGTCCGTCAGCTGTCGGCCCACCTGGAGGTTCCGGAATCGATCCTGAAAAAACCGCCCAGCGCCGATCTGTGGCCGGACCAGACGGACGAGGCGGAATTGGGCTTCTCTTATCTGGAGGTGGACCGTCTTCTCCATTTCATGGTCGACCGCCGTTATTCGCGGGAACGGTTGGTCCGCCGGGGGTTTGATCCGGAGCTGGTCGACCGGGTGCATCGGCGGGTCGTCGCCAACCAGTACAAGCGGAGGTTGCCGGTGATCCTCAAGGTGAGCGGGCGGACCATCGGCGCCGATTTTCGCTATCCGCGGGATTGGGGGTTG
- a CDS encoding ABC transporter permease yields MRNFTGLVYNELLKLVRKRRMLVIFLILLVLIPVFTYAQYRTYKTTTEQMGTSDWRALLQQQIVDTQNRLASNRVPEEWKEFMRLRIQVQQYYLDHDINPSAPGGPTFVRKFIEESISLFLPLLVVVVASDIVSSEYGQGTIKLLLARPVRRWKILLSKYVALLLVISLILLLTGILAYLISGTVFGYGGWGMPVLTGFQMKGEHVITDFVHLVPQWKYILMALGLAWFTCTAVATLSFMVSVLVRSTAASMGIMLAALIAGSLLVQLAPSWTSLKYLAFTNLKLTDYLSGAPILIEGMSLPFSLSVLSLWSAAGLIIAFTVFVRRDVLA; encoded by the coding sequence TTGCGTAATTTCACCGGTCTGGTCTACAACGAATTGCTAAAATTGGTTCGAAAACGGCGCATGCTCGTGATCTTTCTCATCCTGCTCGTCCTGATTCCCGTGTTCACGTACGCCCAATATCGAACCTACAAAACCACCACGGAACAGATGGGTACCTCCGATTGGCGGGCCCTCCTGCAACAACAAATCGTCGACACGCAGAATCGCCTGGCCTCCAACCGGGTTCCGGAAGAATGGAAAGAGTTCATGCGCCTGCGCATCCAAGTGCAGCAGTACTATTTGGATCACGACATCAATCCCTCGGCCCCCGGAGGCCCCACCTTTGTCCGGAAGTTCATCGAGGAGTCCATCTCCCTCTTCCTTCCCTTACTGGTGGTGGTCGTGGCCTCCGACATCGTATCCTCCGAATACGGTCAAGGGACGATCAAACTCCTACTCGCCAGACCGGTACGGCGATGGAAGATATTGCTCAGCAAATATGTCGCCCTGCTGCTGGTCATTTCCCTGATTTTGCTGCTCACCGGCATATTGGCCTATCTCATCTCCGGAACCGTGTTCGGATACGGGGGATGGGGCATGCCGGTGTTGACGGGATTCCAAATGAAAGGCGAACATGTCATCACCGATTTCGTTCATCTGGTCCCCCAGTGGAAATACATCCTGATGGCCCTGGGGCTGGCATGGTTCACCTGTACGGCGGTGGCCACTCTCTCCTTCATGGTCTCCGTGCTCGTTCGCAGCACCGCCGCCAGCATGGGCATCATGCTGGCGGCCCTGATCGCGGGCAGCCTGCTGGTACAGCTCGCTCCTTCATGGACATCCCTCAAATATTTGGCCTTTACCAACCTTAAGCTGACCGATTACTTGTCCGGCGCACCGATCCTGATTGAAGGCATGAGCCTTCCCTTCTCCCTGTCCGTCCTATCCCTCTGGTCGGCGGCCGGCCTGATCATCGCCTTCACCGTGTTCGTCCGGCGGGACGTGTTGGCATAA
- a CDS encoding acyl-CoA thioesterase: MPLVTTLQVRFNECDALGHVNNAVYYTYMETARTELFRMLDPEMDVKNWKLIVASTSCEYKAQSSFAQWLRITTEIERIGNSSFTVLHRITDRDSGKLVAVGRAVLVHFDYREQRSRPLTPEMRRTLETLLINTDE; this comes from the coding sequence ATGCCGCTGGTTACGACGCTGCAGGTCCGCTTCAACGAATGCGACGCGCTGGGCCACGTGAACAACGCCGTCTATTACACGTATATGGAGACAGCCCGGACGGAGCTGTTCCGGATGCTCGATCCCGAGATGGACGTGAAAAATTGGAAACTGATCGTGGCTTCCACCAGTTGTGAATACAAGGCGCAGTCCTCCTTCGCCCAATGGCTCCGGATCACCACGGAAATCGAGCGAATCGGGAACAGCAGTTTTACCGTCCTTCACCGGATCACGGACCGGGACAGCGGAAAACTGGTCGCCGTCGGTCGGGCGGTGCTGGTCCACTTCGATTACCGGGAGCAGCGGAGCCGGCCGTTGACTCCGGAGATGCGCCGCACCCTGGAAACGCTGTTGATAAACACCGATGAATAA
- a CDS encoding GNAT family N-acetyltransferase, translating to MNVRLLDPEDAVSFRELRLRALRDHPDAFGKSYEEAVNLSIEETAERLKPSPDAFVLGAFDAAGKLVGMVGFYREKGMKKRHKGVIWGMYCLPECRGKGVGKALLAEAVERARKMKGLELITLRVVASNDSAKKLYLSAGFRTWGKEPRSLKIGSRYMDQELMVLDFG from the coding sequence ATGAACGTACGACTGTTGGATCCGGAAGATGCGGTGTCCTTTCGGGAGCTGAGGTTGAGAGCGCTGAGAGACCATCCCGATGCCTTTGGTAAGTCCTATGAGGAAGCGGTGAATCTTTCCATCGAGGAAACGGCGGAAAGGCTGAAGCCCTCCCCCGATGCCTTCGTCCTGGGAGCCTTTGATGCGGCGGGGAAGCTGGTGGGAATGGTCGGCTTTTACAGGGAGAAGGGGATGAAGAAGAGGCATAAAGGGGTGATTTGGGGGATGTATTGTCTTCCCGAATGCCGCGGGAAGGGAGTGGGAAAGGCGCTGCTGGCGGAGGCGGTGGAACGGGCCAGGAAGATGAAGGGGCTGGAGCTGATCACGCTACGCGTGGTCGCCTCCAATGACTCCGCCAAGAAGCTGTATTTGTCCGCCGGATTTCGAACATGGGGGAAAGAACCGAGATCGCTGAAAATCGGTTCCCGGTACATGGACCAGGAACTGATGGTGTTGGATTTCGGGTAA
- the thrB gene encoding homoserine kinase — MAPFDDFEVVVPASTANMGPGFDSLGMALNLFLRLRFSHQDRMEIVLRGDQWRGVPTDGRNLVIHVMREAFRRMGREMPPFRLEMESGIPLMRGLGSSAAAVVGGLLAANHLLGGPWSEEEILLQATRREGHPDNAAASLFGGVVICSWDGERVYHVQGPPPPLHVVTAIPSFSLSTEQARRVLPRNLPHSRAVLASSRANLLTAALLTGRWELLEVAMEDWFHQPYRFPLVPGMEEVLADSRRHGALGVALSGAGPTLIALTREPGRVGRFMKEVFARHGISVRILSLLPFAEGASVRLTIGMGRSKFMGNTEGVET; from the coding sequence ATGGCGCCCTTTGATGATTTTGAAGTGGTGGTGCCCGCCAGCACCGCCAACATGGGACCCGGTTTCGATTCCCTGGGGATGGCGTTAAACCTCTTTCTCCGCCTGCGCTTTTCGCATCAGGATCGGATGGAGATCGTCCTCAGGGGCGACCAGTGGAGGGGCGTCCCGACCGACGGCCGAAATTTGGTCATCCACGTTATGCGCGAAGCCTTTCGACGAATGGGGAGAGAGATGCCCCCCTTTCGCCTGGAAATGGAGAGCGGCATCCCGCTGATGCGGGGGCTGGGGTCCAGCGCCGCGGCCGTCGTCGGCGGCTTGTTGGCGGCAAATCATCTGCTGGGTGGTCCGTGGAGTGAAGAAGAGATTTTGCTTCAGGCGACGCGCCGGGAAGGGCATCCGGACAACGCCGCCGCCTCCCTCTTCGGCGGAGTGGTGATCTGTTCCTGGGACGGAGAGCGGGTTTATCACGTTCAGGGTCCTCCCCCTCCCCTGCACGTGGTTACGGCGATTCCTTCCTTTTCCCTCTCCACGGAACAGGCGAGAAGGGTGCTTCCCCGAAACCTTCCCCATTCCCGGGCGGTGTTGGCGAGCAGCCGGGCCAATCTCCTGACGGCGGCACTGCTGACCGGAAGATGGGAGCTGTTGGAGGTGGCGATGGAGGACTGGTTTCATCAACCCTATCGGTTTCCGCTGGTCCCCGGCATGGAAGAGGTGCTGGCGGATTCCCGTCGGCACGGTGCGTTGGGCGTCGCTCTGAGCGGCGCGGGTCCCACCTTGATCGCCTTAACGCGGGAACCGGGACGTGTCGGGCGTTTTATGAAGGAAGTGTTCGCCCGCCACGGGATCTCCGTGCGGATCCTGTCCCTGCTCCCCTTTGCGGAGGGGGCATCTGTACGCTTGACAATCGGAATGGGTCGTAGTAAATTCATGGGAAACACCGAAGGAGTTGAAACATGA
- a CDS encoding ABC transporter ATP-binding protein produces MAQREPVLSVKSLCKRIGGREIVKDIQFDVFPGEIFGFLGPNGAGKTTTIRMLVGLIRPTGGTVHIAGHNLQRDFLKAIRHVGCIVENPEMYAFLSGRENLEHFARMAGDIPPERIDEVIRLVELEKRIDDKVKTYSLGMRQRLGIAQALLGRPKLLILDEPTNGLDPAGIRELRDFIRKLARGEGIGVFISSHILHEVQLMCDRVAIISRGRLLKTDRVDRLVDGDSLVVEWTLDPPERGAELLNDLPYVSNVERRENHISSQLPEERIGETVRMMVDAGILVSGIHRRRKTLEDIFLQMTEGDPIA; encoded by the coding sequence ATGGCCCAGCGCGAACCGGTTTTGTCGGTGAAAAGTTTGTGTAAGCGAATTGGTGGCAGGGAAATTGTAAAAGACATCCAGTTCGATGTGTTTCCGGGGGAAATCTTCGGTTTTTTGGGGCCGAACGGCGCGGGAAAAACGACGACCATCCGCATGCTGGTCGGCCTGATCCGCCCCACCGGGGGAACCGTACATATTGCCGGCCACAACCTCCAAAGGGACTTCCTCAAGGCCATACGCCATGTGGGCTGCATCGTGGAAAATCCCGAAATGTACGCCTTCTTGTCCGGCAGGGAAAACCTGGAGCATTTCGCCCGCATGGCGGGAGACATCCCGCCGGAACGGATTGATGAAGTGATTCGCCTGGTGGAATTGGAAAAGCGCATTGATGACAAGGTGAAAACCTACTCCCTCGGCATGCGGCAGCGATTGGGCATCGCCCAAGCCCTCCTCGGCCGGCCGAAACTGCTGATTTTGGACGAACCGACCAACGGCCTGGATCCCGCAGGCATTCGGGAGCTCCGGGATTTCATCCGAAAACTGGCCCGCGGAGAAGGAATCGGAGTTTTCATCTCCAGCCACATCCTGCATGAAGTCCAGCTGATGTGCGACCGCGTGGCGATCATCAGCCGGGGGCGGCTGCTCAAAACCGACCGCGTCGACCGCCTGGTCGACGGGGACTCCCTGGTCGTCGAATGGACGTTGGATCCTCCAGAGCGCGGAGCGGAACTTCTGAACGATCTCCCGTACGTCTCCAACGTGGAGAGAAGGGAAAACCACATCTCTTCGCAGCTCCCGGAGGAGCGCATCGGGGAAACCGTCCGCATGATGGTGGATGCGGGCATCCTCGTGTCCGGAATCCACCGGCGGAGGAAAACGCTTGAAGATATCTTCCTGCAGATGACGGAGGGCGATCCCATTGCGTAA
- the pheA gene encoding prephenate dehydratase produces the protein MKRTVAYLGPAGTFTHEATRAFFPEDDVELVEYPSIPDVLDAVDAGHCHYGVVPVENAIEGSVVLTLDWLIHQVDVLIVGELVYPIAQCLLVHPFQAGRSPEEWTRVISHPQAVAQCRLYLREHLPGAEVSFAESTAEAARQVKSRPDEAWVAIGTRTAGELYGLHVLEEDVQDHPNNFTRFIAVGKEPLPKRNRDPELHKTSILVTLPSDYPGALHQVLSAFAWRQLNLCRIESRPTKKGLGSYHFFIDVEKDWDPVLMAGAVAEIEVLGCHVRRLGSFPCYRVSQGAKPIVR, from the coding sequence ATGAAAAGGACGGTTGCATATCTGGGACCGGCAGGGACATTCACCCATGAGGCGACGCGCGCTTTTTTCCCCGAAGATGATGTGGAGCTGGTGGAGTATCCGTCGATTCCCGATGTGTTGGATGCCGTCGACGCCGGGCATTGCCATTACGGCGTCGTCCCGGTGGAAAACGCCATCGAGGGATCGGTGGTCCTCACCCTCGATTGGTTGATCCATCAGGTGGATGTGTTGATCGTCGGGGAATTGGTGTATCCGATCGCACAGTGTTTGCTGGTTCATCCCTTCCAGGCGGGCAGGTCCCCGGAGGAATGGACCCGGGTGATTTCTCATCCCCAGGCGGTGGCTCAGTGTCGACTGTATCTGCGGGAACATCTTCCCGGTGCCGAGGTTTCTTTTGCCGAAAGCACGGCGGAGGCCGCCCGGCAGGTGAAAAGCCGTCCCGACGAGGCGTGGGTGGCCATCGGAACCCGGACGGCGGGGGAACTGTACGGCCTCCATGTGCTGGAGGAGGATGTGCAGGACCATCCGAACAATTTCACCCGTTTCATCGCCGTGGGCAAAGAACCGCTTCCCAAAAGGAACAGGGATCCGGAGCTTCACAAGACGAGCATTCTGGTCACGCTGCCTTCCGACTATCCGGGGGCCCTGCACCAGGTCCTGTCCGCCTTCGCCTGGCGTCAGCTCAACTTGTGCCGGATTGAATCCAGGCCGACCAAAAAGGGGCTGGGCAGCTATCATTTCTTTATCGATGTGGAGAAGGATTGGGACCCGGTTTTAATGGCCGGAGCGGTGGCGGAAATCGAGGTCTTGGGCTGCCACGTGCGTCGGCTGGGCTCCTTTCCCTGTTACCGCGTCTCGCAGGGAGCGAAGCCGATTGTTCGTTGA
- a CDS encoding phosphotransferase, producing the protein MNPNHVPEWEQILGIPVNDFFPFRRNVRLITPAGDWVVKPVRDPVQLRWWMSVDRELRFRGFHAMPPIYTDGSRWVITPAIDGFPANYRNRKQVRRAARLLAVFHRLGRGLATPPFHRRRDQFLHRLEARLSEFGRLLKTSEGIEGEIGELLRIYGRMYFRYGLEARRQLAGYPLSRLLERERRARCVVHQDLASHNWLLDRGGNLWLIDFETADYDWQLGDLWQLLSRVLPEQDWSRSVWDEVIAAYGEIRPLSSLELSILKKMLGFPNEFFREALGVLKGKRGYHPEVVIPYLKRIGESTDKWRRFLRMIR; encoded by the coding sequence ATGAACCCGAATCACGTTCCCGAATGGGAACAGATATTGGGGATTCCCGTCAACGATTTTTTCCCCTTCCGGAGGAATGTGCGACTGATTACGCCGGCGGGGGATTGGGTGGTGAAGCCGGTCCGTGACCCGGTCCAATTGCGTTGGTGGATGTCCGTCGACCGGGAATTGCGGTTTCGCGGATTTCACGCCATGCCGCCGATTTACACGGACGGCAGCCGATGGGTGATCACGCCGGCGATTGACGGGTTTCCGGCGAACTATCGGAACAGGAAACAGGTCCGCAGGGCGGCGCGCCTTCTGGCCGTATTTCATCGCCTGGGGCGCGGACTGGCGACTCCCCCTTTTCATCGGAGAAGAGACCAATTCCTTCACAGGTTGGAAGCGCGGCTGTCCGAATTCGGCCGCCTGCTGAAAACTTCCGAGGGGATCGAAGGGGAGATCGGCGAACTGCTTCGGATTTACGGAAGGATGTACTTTCGATACGGTTTGGAAGCGCGGAGACAACTCGCCGGCTATCCCCTCTCCCGATTATTGGAACGGGAGCGGCGTGCCCGATGTGTCGTTCATCAAGACTTGGCCAGCCACAATTGGCTGTTGGACCGAGGGGGAAACCTCTGGCTCATCGATTTTGAAACGGCGGATTACGACTGGCAGTTGGGCGACCTGTGGCAACTGCTTTCCCGGGTGTTGCCGGAACAGGATTGGAGCCGATCCGTTTGGGACGAGGTGATTGCGGCCTATGGGGAGATTCGCCCTCTCTCCTCCTTGGAGCTGTCGATTCTGAAGAAGATGCTCGGGTTCCCCAATGAGTTCTTTCGGGAAGCCCTGGGGGTGCTCAAAGGGAAAAGGGGATACCATCCCGAGGTGGTCATTCCGTATCTGAAACGGATCGGGGAATCGACGGACAAGTGGAGACGTTTTTTGAGAATGATCCGCTGA
- the ilvE gene encoding branched-chain-amino-acid transaminase, translating to MEEREERWVYINGKYFRKDEAKVSVFDHGFLYGDGVFEGIRVYDGNVFRLKEHLERLYDSAKSIMLKIPMTMEEMQQAVVDAVRKNGLRDAYIRLVVSRGAGSLSLDPESCSDPQVIIIVDQVRLFSQELYDNGLPIVTVPTRRNIPDALNPKIKSLNYLNNILVKIEANRAGVGEALMLNEDGYVAEGSGDNIFIVKKGVLYTPPGYVGALEGITRKAIMDLADQLGYPVKEQPFTRHDVYIADEAFLTGTAAEVIAVVEVDGRQIGTGKPGPITRSLLEAFRKLVRVDGVQVYPEVSAASQLG from the coding sequence ATGGAAGAGAGAGAAGAGCGATGGGTGTACATCAACGGGAAGTATTTTCGAAAGGATGAGGCGAAAGTTTCCGTTTTTGACCACGGTTTTCTGTATGGAGACGGGGTGTTTGAAGGAATCCGGGTCTACGACGGAAATGTGTTTCGTCTGAAGGAACACCTGGAGCGCCTGTACGATTCGGCCAAATCGATCATGCTGAAGATTCCGATGACCATGGAAGAGATGCAGCAGGCCGTCGTCGATGCGGTCCGCAAAAACGGACTGCGTGATGCGTATATCCGGTTGGTCGTCTCCCGGGGGGCGGGATCCTTGTCGCTGGACCCGGAGAGCTGTTCGGATCCCCAAGTCATCATTATCGTCGATCAGGTTCGCCTCTTCTCCCAGGAGCTGTATGACAACGGACTGCCCATCGTGACCGTTCCGACCCGGCGCAACATCCCGGATGCACTGAATCCAAAAATCAAATCTTTGAATTATCTGAACAATATTCTCGTGAAAATCGAGGCAAACCGAGCCGGCGTGGGGGAAGCTCTGATGCTCAACGAAGACGGATACGTGGCCGAGGGATCGGGGGACAACATCTTCATCGTGAAAAAGGGAGTTCTTTACACTCCTCCGGGATATGTGGGAGCTTTGGAGGGAATCACGCGCAAGGCGATCATGGACCTGGCGGATCAACTGGGATACCCGGTCAAGGAACAGCCCTTCACCCGACACGATGTGTATATTGCCGATGAAGCGTTCCTCACGGGAACGGCCGCCGAAGTGATCGCCGTCGTCGAAGTGGACGGCCGCCAGATCGGTACCGGCAAGCCGGGACCGATCACCCGAAGCTTGTTGGAGGCGTTCCGGAAGTTGGTTCGGGTGGACGGCGTGCAGGTGTATCCGGAGGTGAGCGCTGCGTCGCAGTTGGGATGA
- a CDS encoding nitrilase-related carbon-nitrogen hydrolase, giving the protein MRVGLAQIRPVLGRVEENLKLHREMIRRAESERVDLLVFPELSLTGYSLKDLTLDVARTLRDESIRRLVGESGRIDLVFGLVEEGPGHLFYNAAVYASEGKIRHVHRKVYLPTYGMFEEARHFARGRSFRSFETRFGRMGLLICEDAWHPSAPYLLVQDGAEFLLVLSNAPAKGMGARGMSAEETWYGLLTNHSLLHGTITFYTNRVGTEDGITFFGGSAAIDPFGRILARGERFEPQLVMIDVNPEDVRLARYQMPMLRDEDLELTAREIERIVKRRSEGRELP; this is encoded by the coding sequence ATGAGAGTGGGACTGGCCCAAATCCGTCCGGTATTGGGGCGGGTGGAAGAGAATTTGAAACTGCACCGGGAGATGATCCGCCGCGCCGAATCCGAGCGGGTGGATTTGCTGGTGTTTCCCGAATTGAGTCTGACGGGATACTCTTTGAAGGATTTGACCCTGGATGTGGCCCGCACCCTCCGGGATGAATCGATTCGGCGGCTGGTGGGTGAGTCGGGACGCATCGATTTGGTGTTCGGTTTGGTCGAGGAAGGACCGGGACATCTGTTTTACAACGCGGCGGTTTATGCGAGCGAAGGAAAGATTCGGCACGTCCACCGCAAGGTGTACCTGCCCACCTACGGGATGTTTGAGGAGGCCCGCCATTTTGCCCGCGGTCGTTCCTTTCGCAGTTTTGAGACGCGGTTCGGCCGCATGGGCCTTCTGATCTGCGAGGATGCCTGGCACCCTTCTGCGCCCTATTTGCTGGTTCAGGACGGGGCGGAATTTCTCCTCGTCCTTTCCAACGCTCCCGCAAAGGGGATGGGGGCACGGGGAATGTCCGCCGAAGAAACCTGGTACGGCCTGTTGACCAACCATTCCCTGCTCCACGGAACGATTACCTTCTATACCAACCGGGTGGGGACGGAAGACGGAATCACCTTTTTCGGCGGGTCGGCGGCGATCGATCCTTTCGGGCGGATTCTCGCGCGGGGAGAGCGGTTTGAACCCCAACTGGTAATGATCGATGTGAATCCGGAGGACGTGCGCCTTGCCCGATATCAGATGCCGATGCTGCGGGATGAAGATCTTGAGCTGACCGCCCGGGAGATCGAACGGATCGTGAAGCGGCGGTCCGAAGGGAGGGAACTCCCGTGA
- a CDS encoding SGNH/GDSL hydrolase family protein, translated as MTIKGQPLWTAVGAAALLSFILLAAGFALAVIDFTHPAPPAPKPTSGTPEERFSEKENKVLVSLGDSLTRGTGDMSGKGYVGLVYEAMKKIYGDRVSAVNLGINGQTSADLAKQIRQPEVRQLLKRATWITITIGGNDLFRASGGPEQVDRVAIDEGRTSYRKNLSRIMREIRELNGEAPIFIYGLYNPFGDLSGQGETSRLVMEWNETITEVSRQFSRVVVVPTFDLFQLDPSRYLYSDHFHPNQAGYRKMAERLLHAMGEPEKGR; from the coding sequence TTGACGATCAAAGGACAACCCTTGTGGACCGCAGTCGGCGCAGCGGCACTCCTCTCCTTCATCCTTCTGGCAGCCGGTTTTGCACTGGCTGTCATCGACTTTACCCATCCCGCCCCGCCCGCTCCGAAACCCACATCCGGCACACCGGAAGAAAGATTTTCCGAGAAAGAAAACAAGGTGCTTGTCAGCCTGGGGGATTCCCTCACCCGGGGAACCGGGGACATGTCGGGGAAGGGATATGTGGGGCTGGTCTACGAAGCGATGAAAAAAATTTACGGTGATCGGGTCTCCGCGGTGAATCTCGGAATCAACGGACAAACCTCCGCCGATCTGGCCAAACAGATCCGACAGCCGGAAGTGCGGCAACTGTTGAAGCGCGCCACCTGGATCACCATCACCATCGGCGGCAACGACCTCTTCCGGGCCAGCGGGGGCCCGGAACAGGTGGACCGGGTGGCCATTGATGAAGGAAGGACGTCTTACAGGAAGAATCTGTCCCGCATCATGAGGGAGATTCGGGAACTGAACGGTGAAGCCCCCATCTTTATCTACGGATTGTACAATCCCTTCGGTGATCTTTCGGGACAGGGGGAAACCTCCCGGCTGGTGATGGAGTGGAACGAGACGATCACCGAAGTCTCCCGTCAATTCTCCCGGGTTGTGGTGGTCCCCACCTTCGACCTGTTTCAACTCGATCCGTCGCGATACTTGTACAGCGACCACTTTCATCCCAACCAAGCGGGATACCGGAAGATGGCCGAACGCCTTCTCCATGCCATGGGAGAACCGGAAAAGGGGAGATGA